Proteins from a genomic interval of Rosa chinensis cultivar Old Blush chromosome 2, RchiOBHm-V2, whole genome shotgun sequence:
- the LOC112191029 gene encoding uncharacterized protein LOC112191029 isoform X1 has protein sequence MAVLHSCAPFLQSPSIPLSLFSRQKHCSPPFWAIGGPFRSCYGQPKTSVLVAKAGRGLKLGTQKGSGGEDGGFGDEGEDGFSGRSGFVGRGEGKEFDRDPEFAEIMGACLDDPQKARSKMEERLRKKRNKILHTKSGSGEPMRVVFNDFGFSNSYIWFEFYNIPLEQDVSLISDTIRSWHIIGRLGGCNSMNMQLSQSPLDKRPSYDPIQGANVTPTTFYNIGDLEIQDNLGRVWVDIGTKEPLILDVLINALTQISSDFVGIKQVVFGGTEFEHWKENMTSEEVGYTVHKI, from the exons CGAGCATTCCCTTATCCTTGTTTTCCCGCCAGAAACACTGCTCGCCACCGTTTTGGGCCATCGGAGGTCCATTTCGGAGCTGTTATGGTCAGCCCAAGACGAGTGTATTGGTGGCTAAAGCGGGTCGGGGTCTAAAGTTGGGGACCCAGAAAGGGAGTGGAGGAGAAGATGGAGGCTTTGGTGATGAAGGTGAAGATGGGTTTTCGGGTCGGAGTGGGTTTGTGGGGAGAGGAGAAGGGAAGGAGTTTGATCGAGACCCTGAGTTTGCTGAAATAATGGGTGCTTGTCTTGATGACCCACAAAAGGCTAGGTCCAAG ATGGAGGAGAGGttgaggaagaaaaggaacaaaaTATTGCATACAAAATCGGGGTCAGGGGAACCCATGAGAGTGGTATTCAATGA CTTTGGTTTCTCAAATTCATACATATGGTTCGAGTTCTACAACATTCCATTGGAACAAGATGTTTCCTTAATCTCGGAT ACTATTCGATCGTGGCACATTATTGGACGCTTGGGTGGATGCAATTCCATGAATATGCAA TTGTCACAATCCCCTTTGGATAAACGACCAAGTTATGATCCCATTCAGGGAGCAAATGTGACACCAACTACATTTTACAATATTGGAGATCTTGAGATTCAAGACAACTTGGGACGTGTTTG GGTGGATATCGGTACTAAAGAGCCACTGATACTGGATGTTCTGATAAATGCATTGACTCAGATAAGCTCCGA CTTTGTTGGAATCAAGCAAGTGGTGTTTGGTGGAACTGAATTTGAACACTGGAAGGAGAACATGACATCAGAGGAAGTTGGTTATACTGTTCACAAGATTTAG
- the LOC112191030 gene encoding 60S ribosomal protein L28-1 has product MATVPGQLIWEIVKKNNSFLVKQFGRSHAGVRFSKEPNNLCNLHSYKHSGLANKKTVSIQPGGKDQSVVLATTKTRKQNKPASLVHKSVMRKEFPRMAKAVTNQVVDNFYRPDLKKAALARLSVVYRSLKVSKSGAKKRNRQAVRMYGRQ; this is encoded by the exons ATGGCCACCGTTCCAGGGCAGCTGATCTGGGAGATCGTCAAGAAGAACAACTCCTTCTTGGTCAAGCAGTTTGGCCGGAGCCACGCCGGCGTTCGCTTCAGCAAGGAGCCTAACAACCTCTGCAACCTCCACTCCTACAAGCACTCCG GTTTGGCGAACAAGAAGACTGTGAGTATTCAGCCCGGAGGCAAAGACCAGTCGGTGGTGCTCGCCACCACTAAGACCAGGAAGCAGAACAAGCCGGCCAGTCTGGTTCACAAGTCTGTCATGAGGAAGGAGTTTCCTCGCATGGCCAAGGCTGTTACCAATCAG GTGGTTGATAACTTTTACCGACCAGATTTGAAGAAAGCAGCCCTTGCTAGGCTCAGTGTGGTTTACAGGAGTCTCAAGGTGTCAAAATCTGGTGCCAAGAAGAGGAATAGGCAGGCTGTTAGAATGTACGGAAGGCAGTGA
- the LOC112191029 gene encoding uncharacterized protein LOC112191029 isoform X2, with protein MAVLHSCAPFLQSPSIPLSLFSRQKHCSPPFWAIGGPFRSCYGQPKTSVLVAKAGRGLKLGTQKGSGGEDGGFGDEGEDGFSGRSGFVGRGEGKEFDRDPEFAEIMGACLDDPQKARSKMEERLRKKRNKILHTKSGSGEPMRVVFNDFGFSNSYIWFEFYNIPLEQDVSLISDTIRSWHIIGRLGGCNSMNMQLSQSPLDKRPSYDPIQGANVTPTTFYNIGDLEIQDNLGRV; from the exons CGAGCATTCCCTTATCCTTGTTTTCCCGCCAGAAACACTGCTCGCCACCGTTTTGGGCCATCGGAGGTCCATTTCGGAGCTGTTATGGTCAGCCCAAGACGAGTGTATTGGTGGCTAAAGCGGGTCGGGGTCTAAAGTTGGGGACCCAGAAAGGGAGTGGAGGAGAAGATGGAGGCTTTGGTGATGAAGGTGAAGATGGGTTTTCGGGTCGGAGTGGGTTTGTGGGGAGAGGAGAAGGGAAGGAGTTTGATCGAGACCCTGAGTTTGCTGAAATAATGGGTGCTTGTCTTGATGACCCACAAAAGGCTAGGTCCAAG ATGGAGGAGAGGttgaggaagaaaaggaacaaaaTATTGCATACAAAATCGGGGTCAGGGGAACCCATGAGAGTGGTATTCAATGA CTTTGGTTTCTCAAATTCATACATATGGTTCGAGTTCTACAACATTCCATTGGAACAAGATGTTTCCTTAATCTCGGAT ACTATTCGATCGTGGCACATTATTGGACGCTTGGGTGGATGCAATTCCATGAATATGCAA TTGTCACAATCCCCTTTGGATAAACGACCAAGTTATGATCCCATTCAGGGAGCAAATGTGACACCAACTACATTTTACAATATTGGAGATCTTGAGATTCAAGACAACTTGGGACGTGTTTG A
- the LOC112191028 gene encoding histone acetyltransferase type B catalytic subunit: protein MGQKKAPAADDTLEPKKRRRVGFSSVDAGVEAKDCIKIYLVSSKEEVGAPNSFCLDPVDLNNFFEEDGKIYGYKGLKITIWVSSISFDAYADIAFESTADGGKGITDLKSALEKVFGETLVDSQEEFLQTFSTQRNFIRSIISNGEVLQHKASSTSDVEVIRMVVGKTAAGPLYSRLIPLVFLLVDGASPIDVLDPSWELYLLVEKKTDEQGDIYNILLGFTALYRFYHYPDSSRLRLSQILVLPPYQHKGYGRYILEVLNHVAVSEDIYDFTVEEPLDYFQHVRTCVDVLRLQKLDSVRNAVNLAVSNLTRGKLSKKTSIPRLMPTARVIEDVRKSLKINKKQFLQCWEVFIYLGLDPVDKYMEDFVSIVSNRMKEDLIGKESGTGGKQVIEVPSEYIPEMSFVMFKSNAGEATSTVQVDENQPNQEEQLQQLVDERVNEIKSIAEKVSQHLTSVVESS, encoded by the exons ATGGGCCAGAAGAAAGCGCCCGCCGCCGACGACACTCTCGAGCCTAAGAAGCGCCGCCGCGTCGGCTTCTCCAGCGTCG ATGCTGGAGTGGAGGCCAAAGATTGCATCAAGATTTACCTGG TTTCTAGCAAAGAAGAGGTGGGCGCTCCAAACAGTTTTTGTTTAGATCCAGTTgacttgaataatttttttgaggaagatgggaAGATATATGGTTACAAAGGATTGAAG ATTACCATATGGGTTAGCAGTATATCGTTTGATGCATATGCTGATATTGCATTTGAGAGCACAGCTGAT GGAGGCAAAGGGATCACAGATTTGAAATCAGCTCTTGAG AAAGTTTTTGGTGAGACCCTTGTTGACAGTCAAGAAGAGTTCCTTCAAACCTTCTCAACTCAGAGAAATTTCATTAG ATCCATTATCTCAAATGGGGAGGTGTTGCAGCACAAGGCTTCATCTACTTCTGATGTGGAG GTTATTCGCATGGTTGTGGGCAAGACAGCTGCTGGACCCCTCTACAGTCGCTTGATTcctcttgtttttcttcttgttgatG GTGCCAGTCCAATTGATGTTTTGGATCCAAGTTGGGAGTTGTATCTCCTGGTCGAGAAGAAAACAGATGAGCAAGGGGACATCTACAATATATTGCTTGGCTTTACAGCTCTGTATCGTTTTTATCATTATCCTGACAGTTCTCGGTTGCGACTTAGCCAG ATCCTGGTATTGCCTCCTTACCAGCATAAGGGTTATGGACGGTACATTCTAGAGGTTCTCAATCATGTTGCAGTATCTGAAGACATCTATGACTTCACAGTAGAAGAACCATTGGACTACTTTCAACATGTACGCACTTGTGTTGATGTACTACGCCTTCAGAAATTAGATTCTGTTCGCAATGCAGTCAATTTGGCTGTTTCAAATCTGACACGAGGAAAACTGTCAAAGAAAACGAGCATCCCTCGACTGATGCCAACCGCAAGAGTCATTGAGGATGtgaggaaaagcttgaaaatcaaCAAGAAACAATTTCTTCAATGTTGGGAGGTTTTCATCTATCTTGGCCTCGATCCAGTGGACAAGTACATGGAGGATTTTGTGAGCATTGTTTCTAATCGCATGAAGGAAGATCTCATCGGAAAAGAATCTGGGACCGGtggaaagcaagtaattgaagtTCCAAGCGAATACATACCGGAGATGTCATTTGTTATGTTCAAGTCCAATGCTGGTGAAGCTACTAGTACTGTTCAGGTAGatgaaaatcaaccaaatcagGAGGAACAACTCCAGCAGCTAGTTGATGAGAGAGTGAATGAGATCAAATCAATAGCAGAGAAAGTATCTCAGCATCTCACAAGCGTTGTCGAGTCATCTTAA